The Triticum aestivum cultivar Chinese Spring chromosome 3A, IWGSC CS RefSeq v2.1, whole genome shotgun sequence genome includes a region encoding these proteins:
- the LOC123062961 gene encoding uncharacterized protein isoform X1: protein MALRHPRHSVYAQLRLLALARSSRTTSSLSVSSTAPPAPPPRIRCRSSRAGTTALLRLPKILFLLSLSFLLSSPDRCCIIHVLPNLFCKYLILLWNEASHFCQARVSRVAVLGTQKTRMTHGTFQLQSGSRLFVRHPLVRLVDRTHIMVSSLVINWSMTKKRRSALTLRKDISKSVQEMTTAVFSAEGTEGHRSC, encoded by the exons ATGGCGTTGCGGCATCCTCGCCATTCGGTATACGCGCAGCTGCGGCTCCTTGCCTTGGCAAGGTCTTCAAGGACGACAAGCTCGTTGAGTGTCTCCTCGACCGCTCCCCCAGCCCCACCTCCTCGAATTC GTTGCAGGAGTTCACGAGCTGGCACGACTGCTCTTCTACGACTTCCTAAAATTTTatttcttctttccctttcctttcttttgtCTTCGCCTGATCGATGTTGTATTATTCATGTGCTGCCGAATTTGTTTTGCAAGTACTTAATCTTGCTATGGAATGAGGCATCACATTTTTGCCAGGCTAGGGTGTCCAG GGTTGCTGTATTGGGCACACAAAAAACAAGGATGACGCATGGCACATTTCAG TTACAGAGTGGGTCGCGCCTTTTCGTCAGGCATCCTCTG GTTCGACTTGTAGATAGGACACACAtcatggttagctctttggtcatCAACTGGTCCATGACCAAG AAAAGAAGGTCGGCGCTCACGCTCAGGAAGGACATCTCAAAGTCAGTGCAGGAAATGACCACCGCCGTGTTCTCAGCGGAAGGGACAGAGGGGCACAGAAGCTGCTGA
- the LOC123062961 gene encoding uncharacterized protein isoform X3, whose protein sequence is MALRHPRHSVYAQLRLLALARSSRTTSSLSVSSTAPPAPPPRIRCRSSRAGTTALLRLPKILFLLSLSFLLSSPDRCCIIHVLPNLFCKYLILLWNEASHFCQARVSRVAVLGTQKTRMTHGTFQLQSGSRLFVRHPLVRLVDRTHIMVSSLVINWSMTK, encoded by the exons ATGGCGTTGCGGCATCCTCGCCATTCGGTATACGCGCAGCTGCGGCTCCTTGCCTTGGCAAGGTCTTCAAGGACGACAAGCTCGTTGAGTGTCTCCTCGACCGCTCCCCCAGCCCCACCTCCTCGAATTC GTTGCAGGAGTTCACGAGCTGGCACGACTGCTCTTCTACGACTTCCTAAAATTTTatttcttctttccctttcctttcttttgtCTTCGCCTGATCGATGTTGTATTATTCATGTGCTGCCGAATTTGTTTTGCAAGTACTTAATCTTGCTATGGAATGAGGCATCACATTTTTGCCAGGCTAGGGTGTCCAG GGTTGCTGTATTGGGCACACAAAAAACAAGGATGACGCATGGCACATTTCAG TTACAGAGTGGGTCGCGCCTTTTCGTCAGGCATCCTCTG GTTCGACTTGTAGATAGGACACACAtcatggttagctctttggtcatCAACTGGTCCATGACCAAG TAG
- the LOC123057090 gene encoding probable pectinesterase/pectinesterase inhibitor 51, whose amino-acid sequence MPPPLRILTLLLLLHLPFALSSRHHHKAPAPPPRKAPPPTANYAAPLPVLLACNYASQRVPGERIEVPPMQPADTKKKLSKKEKSALPSLSLSLADITNPKPPQRRPSTHTPLRTIPPSAMPPPLRLLALLLLLHLPFALSSRHHHKAPAPPPRKVPPPAANYAAPLPVLLACNATRFRPACVATLSAANVTAASSPSDLLGATLSALRARLPPAVSTARSVLASSKNVNLTTAATNCLTALSLSSHRLEPPPSPSALMPASASLLHLYDCWSAYKYVNFSRTIYDAMAYLNDTITVNSNYISMLAALKRYGDDTSVWAPPQTERDGYWPSPAASGADVDALGVPKGLPADATVCGAGCDYRTVREAVAAAPDNGGKRFVVYVKAGVYKETVSVPWEKTNLVLVGDGMGKTVITGDLNADTPGVSTFNTATVGVLADGFMARDLTIANTAGPDAHQAVAFRSTGDRTVLDTVELLGHQDTLYVHAMRQFYTRCRVAGTVDFVFGNSAAVLHDSDLVVLPRQLRPEKGETDALTAQGRTDPAQPTGIVLRGCRVNGSDEYMAFYRQKPGVHHVFLGRPWKEYSRTVFVGCTMAEIVRPEGWMPWSGDFALKTLYYGEYDSAGPGAGGRGGGRVAWSSQVPKERVDVYSVASFIQGDEWIPKVK is encoded by the exons ATGCCTCCTCCCCTTCgcatcctcaccctcctcctcctcctccacctccccttCGCCCTCTCCTCCCGCCACCACCACAAagccccggcgccgccgccccgaaaGGCGCCTCCTCCGACGGCCAACTACGCGGCGCCGCTCCCAGTCCTCCTCGCTTGCAACTACGCGAGTCAGAGAGTCCCCGGAGAGCGAATCGAAGTGCCCCCAATGCAGCCGGCGGACACCAAGAAAAAACtctcaaagaaagaaaaaag CgcgctgccctctctctctctctctctcgccgataTAACCAACCCCAAACCCCCACAACGCCGGCCATCCACACACACTCCACTGCGCACAATTCCACCATCAGCAATGCCTCCTCCCCtccgcctcctcgccctcctcctcctcctccacctccccttCGCCCTCTCCTCCCGCCACCACCACAAagccccggcgccgccgccccggaaGGTGCCTCCTCCGGCGGCCAACTACGCGGCGCCGCTCCCCGTCCTCCTCGCCTGCAACGCCACCCGCTTCCGGCCCGCCTGCGTCGCCACGCTCTCCGCCGCCAACGTCACCGCCGCGTCCTCCCCCTCCGACCTCCTCGGCGCCACGCTCTCCGCGCTCCGCGCCCGCCTCCCGCCGGCCGTCTCCACCGCGCGCTCCGTCCTCGCCTCCTCCAAGAACGTCAACCTCACGACCGCCGCCACCAACTGCCTCaccgccctctccctctcctcgcacCGCCtcgagccgccgccctcgccgtcggCGCTCATGCCCGCCTCCGCCTCGCTCCTCCACCTCTACGACTGCTGGTCCGCCTACAAGTACGTCAACTTCTCCCGGACCATCTACGATGCCATGGCGTACCTCAACGACACCATCACCGTCAACAGCAACTACATCTCCATGCTCGCCGCGCTGAAGCGGTACGGCGACGACACGTCCGTCTGGGCGCCGCCGCAGACGGAGCGCGACGGGTACTGGCCTTCGCCCGCGGCGTCGGGGGCCGACGTGGACGCGCTCGGCGTGCCCAAGGGGCTCCCCGCGGACGCGACGGTGTGCGGCGCCGGGTGCGACTACAGGACAGTGCGGGAGGCGGTGGCGGCCGCGCCGGACAACGGGGGCAAGAGGTTCGTGGTGTACGTGAAGGCAGGCGTGTACAAGGAGACGGTGAGCGTGCCGTGGGAGAAGACCAACCTGGTGCTGGTCGGCGACGGCATGGGGAAGACGGTCATCACCGGCGACCTCAACGCGGACACGCCCGGCGTGTCCACGTTCAACACGGCCACCGTAG GCGTGCTCGCGGACGGCTTCATGGCGCGCGACCTGACGATCGCGAACACGGCGGGGCCGGACGCGCACCAGGCGGTGGCGTTCCGGTCCACGGGCGACCGCACGGTGCTGGACACGGTGGAGCTGCTGGGGCACCAGGACACGCTGTACGTGCACGCCATGCGCCAGTTCTACACCCGCTGCCGCGTGGCCGGCACGGTGGACTTCGTCTTCGGCAACTCGGCCGCCGTGCTCCACGACAGCGACCTCGTCGTGCTGCCCCGGCAGCTGCGGCCGGAGAAGGGCGAGACGGACGCGCTGACGGCGCAGGGCCGCACCGACCCGGCGCAGCCCACGGGGATCGTGCTCCGGGGCTGCCGCGTCAACGGCAGCGACGAGTACATGGCCTTCTACCGGCAGAAGCCCGGCGTGCACCACGTGTTCCTCGGCCGGCCATGGAAGGAGTACTCCCGCACGGTGTTCGTCGGGTGCACGATGGCTGAGATCGTGCGGCCCGAGGGGTGGATGCCATGGAGCGGCGACTTCGCGCTCAAGACGCTCTACTACGGGGAGTATGATAGCGCCGGCCCTGGCGCCGGCGGGCGGGGAGGCGGCAGGGTGGCGTGGAGCAGCCAGGTGCCCAAGGAGCGCGTCGACGTCTACAGCGTCGCCAGCTTCATACAGGGGGACGAGTGGATACCCAAAGTGAAGTAG
- the LOC123062961 gene encoding uncharacterized protein isoform X2, with translation MALRHPRHSVYAQLRLLALARSSRTTSSLSVSSTAPPAPPPRIRCRSSRAGTTALLRLPKILFLLSLSFLLSSPDRCCIIHVLPNLFCKYLILLWNEASHFCQARVSRVAVLGTQKTRMTHGTFQVRLVDRTHIMVSSLVINWSMTKKRRSALTLRKDISKSVQEMTTAVFSAEGTEGHRSC, from the exons ATGGCGTTGCGGCATCCTCGCCATTCGGTATACGCGCAGCTGCGGCTCCTTGCCTTGGCAAGGTCTTCAAGGACGACAAGCTCGTTGAGTGTCTCCTCGACCGCTCCCCCAGCCCCACCTCCTCGAATTC GTTGCAGGAGTTCACGAGCTGGCACGACTGCTCTTCTACGACTTCCTAAAATTTTatttcttctttccctttcctttcttttgtCTTCGCCTGATCGATGTTGTATTATTCATGTGCTGCCGAATTTGTTTTGCAAGTACTTAATCTTGCTATGGAATGAGGCATCACATTTTTGCCAGGCTAGGGTGTCCAG GGTTGCTGTATTGGGCACACAAAAAACAAGGATGACGCATGGCACATTTCAG GTTCGACTTGTAGATAGGACACACAtcatggttagctctttggtcatCAACTGGTCCATGACCAAG AAAAGAAGGTCGGCGCTCACGCTCAGGAAGGACATCTCAAAGTCAGTGCAGGAAATGACCACCGCCGTGTTCTCAGCGGAAGGGACAGAGGGGCACAGAAGCTGCTGA